The nucleotide sequence CACCCGTTCCCCTTCGCACCCGCGGGCGGGTCGTCCTTGGAGCGACTGGTACCACCACCGAACAGCACGCGGTCCCCGACCACCGACGCCGACGGGAGCGTGTTCCCGATTACGTTGTCGAGCTTCCACAACTCCTTGCCCGTATCGGCGGCGTAGCCGATTACGGTACCGGCGCTGCTAGCGATCACTTCTTCCTTGCCGGCGCGCGTGGCGATCACGGGCGAGGTCCACGCGCCCTTCTGCTCGCGTTCCGTCTTCCACTTGTTCTTGCCGGTCGCTTTATCGACCGCGAGCAAGTACGACGGCCCGCGGTGGTCGATCAGGACGTAGAGTGCGTCGGCAGTCTGGGCCGGCGAGCTACCGACTCCGTGACCGCCCTGGAACTCGCCATATTCCTTCGACAGCGACCGCTCCCAGCGCACCTTGCCGGCGTGCGTAAGGGCGATCAGGTTGCCGCCCTCGAAGAAGCAGTACAGGCCGTCCGCGTCGACACACGGGGTCGGGGCCGCGCGGCTAATGGTGAAACCCCACTTCGCCTTCTGCGTCGGCTCGAACGTGTGGCGCCACTTCTCCTTGCCGGTCTTCGCGTCAATGGCGACGACGAAACCCTTTTCGCGCTGCGCGCCCTCCACCGCGGTGAGGTACACGGTTCCGTCCCACACCACCGGTGACGACTGCCCGTACCCCGGCAGGTCGATCTTCCACGCGACGCCGTCCTTCGGCGACCACTTGGTCGGGTAATCACCTTTAGCCGCACCGTCGCCCGTGCCGCGGAAGCTCGGCCACGCATCGGCCGCGGGCGCCGGTGTACCCGCGGCCGTTAAAACCAGGAGCGCGAGAATCGTTCGCATTGTTTCCTCGGGGAGCTTCGTTAGCGGGGTGAAAGGAGGTCGTGCATTCCGAGTCCGAGTACGGCGGCGACCGCGACACTGAACAGCAGAACCACGCCCCCGATCCGGCGCGTCGCCTTGAGCTGCCACCACATGAAGATACCGGACACGCCCCAGAACACCATAACGAAGGCCATCGCATCGACGATGACCGCCCAGAACCACTTCGCGTTCTGGCCCCCCGGGAACCCGTGCGTGAGGTGCAAGCGAGTGAGGAACCGGCGCGTCGAGAGTTCGTCGGGCGGAGTGGCCGAATCGGTCGACGCGCCGCCCACGGTGCCGTCCATTGCGTTGTAGGTCACGCGCCAGGTTTTTGTGCCATCGGACATCAGGAAGCTGAGATCCGGTACGCTGCTCACCTTAACTTCACCGCCTTGAAAACCGGTACGTTCCAGAACGACGGGCACGGCCGCCTTCACGCGCTCGTGCATCGGCTCCGGGAGCACGAGCGGTCCGGTCGTGGCCCCCGCGAGCGTGGGGGCATCGGTCTTCTCCGCCCCCTTCGGGGCGCCCCGTTCTCCTCGCCCGCCACCCTTGGGAGCGCCGCCTTTAGGTGCGCCGCCCTTCGCCCCAGTAACCGCAAAGGGCGCCTTCTCTTCGACCTTCGTTACGGCCGGGGCCGGCCGCGAGCGCACGGTACCGCCGGAGTTGACCACGTCGAAGAGTACGCTCACTTCCCGGTCGTCGACTTTCACCGTGGCGAACGCGAAGTCGCGGGTGTACTTCGCCTTCTCCGGTTCCACGAGCGTGTACGGTTTGCCCTCTTTTGCCCGCTCGTTGAGCGCCTGGACCACCTGTTCGGCGATCGCGCTCGGGGCGGGCAGTGATTCCATCGGCGTGCCGTTCGTCTCACTCGCGCCGAACGAGACGAATGGCGCGTCGCTGAACGCCGTGGGGTGGTTGAATAGGAACCCGGTGGCCCCGTACAGGATCACCCAAGGCAGCAGGAACAGCCCGAAATACAGGTGCCCCCGGCGCACCAAGTGCATGGCCCGTTTGCGCATCGGGCGTCGGGCCACTCGCGGGACCGGAGCGGGGGCCGGGGCCAACTGCGCGGTCGGTTCAGCAACGCTCATCGTCGTCTCCCTGGGTTCCCCGAATTTAGTAGTCGCCACCGATCACTTCGCCACCGTTCCGGCTCCCGAGCGCGCGGTACGTGGCCATGTCGATGGAGTCGCGGACGAACTTGACCGACCCGTCCCCGAACACGAAATTGCACCCGCCAGTGTGTGGGCTGTTAAAGGCCGAGAGCGCCGTGTTCCGGTACCACGCGGTCGCGTCATTGGTGCTCAACCCGCCCGCGGTCGCGGACGCGGTGCCCGCCTTGGCGTTCACCGTGGCGCTCTTGCCGACGAGGGTCCGGGTGTTCATCGGAGTCATCGTGACGCCGTCGCTGGTGTCGGCCCCGGGGTGCGGGAACGCGTAGTTCGTGTTCCCGGTGTACGGCCGGCCAGTCAGGTCCGAGCCGTCGAAGTTGCTCGTCCCGCTCGCCCACGTGCTCCCGAGCACCCGGTAGTGCT is from Gemmata palustris and encodes:
- a CDS encoding outer membrane protein assembly factor BamB family protein; the protein is MRTILALLVLTAAGTPAPAADAWPSFRGTGDGAAKGDYPTKWSPKDGVAWKIDLPGYGQSSPVVWDGTVYLTAVEGAQREKGFVVAIDAKTGKEKWRHTFEPTQKAKWGFTISRAAPTPCVDADGLYCFFEGGNLIALTHAGKVRWERSLSKEYGEFQGGHGVGSSPAQTADALYVLIDHRGPSYLLAVDKATGKNKWKTEREQKGAWTSPVIATRAGKEEVIASSAGTVIGYAADTGKELWKLDNVIGNTLPSASVVGDRVLFGGGTSRSKDDPPAGAKGNGCLKLVAKDGKPGFETAWTAKVGISNYATPLGYEGVAYFVNQVGVVYGHDLASGKELFSERIDSACWASPLGAGKHVYFFGKDGTTSVLKAGQEFELVSSNKLWEPKAKPAAGAPDKKDAPAEYLDPIVYGVAAVDGAFFVRTGTQLFRVGK